One window from the genome of Bradyrhizobium xenonodulans encodes:
- a CDS encoding beta-1-3, beta-1-6-glucan biosynthesis protein — MRQRVFESRNAVLRLFAATLAVSSLVLLIGIAGASAQSGTPAPDQGKAAAQPADAAAKDAAQNQRRTDEFAEAAQVINGPAGNPECVWLGRRVVRLMWRDDLDTAFRHLDLYDRFGCPGGHIQAAFRCLTRFGGQIDPKVAETLDSRVHACWINPASQPQQAAASASQAPAAPTTGNSQPQPAASPSPAASPTPAPQK; from the coding sequence ATGCGGCAACGGGTGTTCGAGTCACGAAATGCGGTCCTGCGGCTGTTCGCCGCCACCTTGGCCGTTTCCTCCCTGGTCCTCCTGATCGGTATCGCCGGCGCCTCCGCCCAGAGCGGCACCCCCGCCCCGGACCAGGGCAAGGCCGCCGCCCAGCCCGCCGACGCTGCCGCCAAGGACGCCGCCCAGAACCAGCGCCGCACCGACGAGTTCGCCGAGGCTGCCCAGGTCATCAACGGCCCGGCCGGCAACCCCGAATGCGTTTGGCTCGGCCGGCGCGTGGTGCGCTTGATGTGGCGGGATGACCTCGATACCGCGTTCCGCCATCTCGACCTCTACGACCGCTTCGGCTGCCCCGGCGGCCACATCCAGGCTGCGTTCCGCTGCCTGACCCGGTTTGGCGGCCAGATCGATCCCAAGGTTGCCGAGACCCTGGACAGCCGCGTGCACGCCTGCTGGATCAATCCGGCATCGCAGCCGCAGCAGGCGGCAGCGAGCGCCTCGCAAGCCCCGGCGGCGCCGACCACCGGCAACTCGCAGCCGCAGCCGGCCGCGAGCCCCTCGCCTGCGGCAAGCCCGACACCGGCGCCCCAGAAATAA
- a CDS encoding NAD(P)-dependent oxidoreductase: protein MSKTIAILAPGAMGSAVARRLGENGARVLTSLKGRSEATRKRAADAGMVGVEDDAIADADIILSIVPPGEAVALAERLAGLIVRREKKPVVVDCNAVNVDTVQRIEEIIGSAQAPFVDGGIIGFPPQPGGKSPAFYMSGEHARDLAVLRDFGLDVRIVAGPVGAASALKMSYAGIVKGLAGIGSAMVVAATKAGAADALREELALSQPAILARLEVALPDMLPKAYRWVAEMREISGFLGPDHPASQIYEGFARWFEHLAADAPGEAVDADLMKAFAASIARKKAE, encoded by the coding sequence ATGTCCAAGACTATTGCGATCCTCGCCCCCGGTGCCATGGGAAGCGCCGTGGCCCGCCGCCTCGGCGAAAACGGCGCGCGCGTGCTGACGTCATTGAAAGGGCGGAGTGAAGCGACGCGCAAACGCGCCGCTGACGCCGGCATGGTCGGCGTCGAGGACGACGCGATCGCAGACGCCGACATCATTCTCTCGATCGTGCCGCCGGGCGAAGCGGTGGCTTTGGCCGAACGGCTGGCCGGGCTGATCGTCAGGCGCGAGAAGAAGCCGGTCGTGGTCGATTGCAACGCCGTCAATGTCGATACCGTGCAACGAATCGAGGAGATCATCGGCTCGGCGCAGGCGCCGTTCGTCGATGGCGGCATCATCGGTTTCCCGCCGCAGCCGGGCGGCAAGAGCCCGGCCTTCTACATGTCCGGCGAGCACGCCAGGGACCTCGCGGTGCTCAGGGATTTCGGCCTCGACGTGCGGATCGTCGCGGGTCCGGTCGGCGCGGCGTCGGCTTTGAAGATGTCCTACGCCGGCATCGTCAAGGGTCTCGCCGGTATCGGCTCGGCCATGGTGGTCGCGGCCACGAAAGCGGGCGCGGCGGATGCGCTGCGCGAGGAGCTGGCGCTGAGCCAGCCCGCGATTCTGGCCCGGCTCGAAGTCGCGCTGCCGGACATGCTTCCAAAAGCCTATCGCTGGGTCGCGGAGATGCGGGAGATATCAGGCTTCCTCGGCCCCGATCATCCCGCCAGCCAGATCTACGAGGGCTTTGCGCGCTGGTTCGAGCATCTCGCCGCGGACGCGCCAGGCGAGGCGGTGGATGCGGACCTGATGAAGGCGTTTGCCGCGAGCATCGCACGGAAGAAAGCCGAGTGA
- the glmS gene encoding glutamine--fructose-6-phosphate transaminase (isomerizing), translating into MCGIVGILGREPVAEQLVDSLKRLEYRGYDSAGVATLEGKHLERRRAEGKLKNLEKRLEAEPLKGTTGIGHTRWATHGKPTVNNAHPHATERVAVVHNGIIENFRELREELEKNGTVFHTETDTEIVLHLVDDLLTRGNKPVEAVKLALARLRGAFALGFIFAGDADLMIGARNGPPLAIGYGDGEMYLGSDAIALGPFTDTISYLEDGDWVVLTRNSATIFDKDGNAVQRDKIKHAASTSLVDKANYRHFMAKEIHEQPEVVGHTLARYVDMATERVSLPVKLPFDFKDIQRINITACGTASYAGFVAKYWFERFARVPVEVDVASEFRYREAPLRKGDLAIFISQSGETADTLAALRYAKAAGVHTVAVVNVPTSTIARESETVLQTLAGPEIGVASTKAFTCQLMVLANLAIAAGKARGELSDEDETKLVHGLVEIPRLMSDALTTELQIEKLAREIAKSRDVLYLGRGTSFPLALEGALKLKEISYIHAEGYAAGELKHGPIALIDETMPVVVIAPYDRVFEKTVSNMQEVAARGGNIILMTDAKGAEEATVESLVTIVMPDMAAAFTPMVYAVPVQLLAYHTAVIMGTDVDQPRNLAKSVTVE; encoded by the coding sequence ATGTGCGGGATTGTCGGCATTCTCGGGCGCGAGCCGGTTGCAGAGCAATTGGTGGATTCGCTCAAACGTCTTGAATATCGCGGTTACGACTCCGCGGGCGTCGCCACGCTCGAAGGCAAGCATCTCGAGCGCCGCCGCGCCGAGGGCAAGCTGAAGAATTTGGAGAAGCGGCTCGAAGCGGAGCCTCTGAAGGGCACGACCGGCATCGGTCACACCCGCTGGGCCACCCACGGCAAGCCGACCGTCAACAACGCCCATCCGCACGCGACCGAGCGCGTCGCCGTCGTCCACAACGGCATCATCGAGAATTTCCGCGAGCTGCGCGAGGAGCTCGAGAAGAACGGCACGGTGTTCCACACCGAGACCGACACTGAGATCGTACTGCATCTCGTCGACGATCTGCTCACGCGCGGCAACAAGCCCGTCGAAGCGGTGAAGCTGGCGCTGGCGCGCTTGCGCGGCGCCTTCGCGCTCGGCTTCATCTTCGCCGGCGACGCCGACCTCATGATCGGCGCCCGCAACGGCCCGCCGCTGGCGATCGGCTACGGCGACGGCGAGATGTATCTCGGCTCCGACGCCATCGCGCTCGGCCCGTTCACCGACACGATCAGCTATCTCGAGGACGGCGACTGGGTCGTGCTGACCCGCAACAGCGCCACCATCTTCGACAAGGACGGAAACGCCGTCCAGCGCGACAAGATCAAGCACGCCGCCTCGACTTCGCTGGTCGACAAGGCCAATTACCGCCACTTCATGGCGAAGGAGATCCACGAGCAGCCGGAAGTGGTCGGCCATACGCTGGCGCGCTATGTCGACATGGCGACCGAGCGCGTCTCGCTGCCGGTCAAGCTGCCGTTCGACTTCAAGGATATCCAGCGCATCAACATCACCGCCTGCGGCACCGCGAGCTATGCCGGCTTCGTCGCAAAGTACTGGTTCGAGCGTTTTGCGCGCGTGCCGGTCGAGGTCGATGTCGCCTCCGAATTCCGCTACCGCGAAGCGCCCCTGCGCAAGGGCGATCTCGCCATCTTCATCTCGCAGTCCGGCGAGACCGCCGACACGTTGGCCGCGCTGCGCTATGCCAAGGCCGCGGGCGTGCACACGGTCGCCGTCGTCAACGTGCCGACCTCCACGATCGCGCGCGAGAGCGAGACCGTGCTGCAGACGCTGGCCGGCCCCGAGATCGGCGTCGCCTCGACCAAGGCCTTCACCTGCCAGCTCATGGTGCTGGCAAACCTTGCGATCGCGGCCGGCAAGGCCCGCGGCGAACTGTCCGACGAGGACGAGACCAAGCTCGTTCATGGCCTCGTCGAGATTCCGCGTTTGATGTCGGATGCGCTCACCACCGAGCTCCAGATCGAGAAGCTCGCGCGTGAGATCGCCAAATCGCGCGACGTGCTCTATCTCGGCCGCGGCACCAGCTTCCCGCTCGCGCTCGAAGGCGCGCTGAAGCTGAAGGAGATCTCCTACATCCACGCCGAGGGCTACGCCGCCGGCGAGCTCAAGCACGGGCCGATCGCGCTGATCGACGAGACCATGCCGGTCGTCGTGATCGCGCCCTATGACCGCGTGTTCGAGAAGACCGTCTCCAACATGCAGGAGGTGGCCGCCCGCGGCGGCAACATCATCCTGATGACGGACGCCAAGGGCGCGGAGGAGGCAACTGTCGAGTCGCTCGTGACCATCGTCATGCCCGATATGGCGGCGGCGTTCACGCCCATGGTCTACGCCGTTCCCGTGCAACTGCTCGCCTATCACACGGCTGTCATCATGGGCACCGACGTCGACCAGCCGCGCAACCTCGCCAAGTCGGTGACCGTGGAATAG
- a CDS encoding DUF502 domain-containing protein encodes MTPRDDAPAPLDPAPEPHTGLMGRFRNYFLTGLVVTGPIAITLYLVWWFVTWVDGVVRPFVPLAYRPETYLPYVVPGWGLVVAFFTLTLVGFLAANLIGRTLVDVGETFLGRIPAVRAIYRGLKQVFETLFSGKGSSFRKVGLVEFPSPGMWSIVLISQSPNEDIARSLPGQEEHVSVFLPCSPNPTTGFFFYVPKSKIIEVDLTAEDAATLIMSAGVVQPGSAPDPKKAAALAGMANAARIANASTLQPQPAKVE; translated from the coding sequence ATGACCCCCCGCGACGACGCGCCTGCGCCGCTTGATCCCGCGCCGGAACCGCATACCGGCCTGATGGGCCGCTTCCGCAACTATTTCCTGACCGGCCTCGTCGTGACGGGGCCGATCGCGATTACCCTGTATCTGGTCTGGTGGTTCGTCACCTGGGTCGACGGCGTGGTGCGGCCGTTCGTGCCGCTGGCCTATCGGCCCGAAACCTATCTGCCCTACGTCGTTCCCGGCTGGGGACTGGTTGTCGCATTCTTCACGCTGACACTGGTCGGCTTCCTCGCCGCCAATCTGATCGGCCGGACCCTGGTCGATGTCGGCGAGACCTTCCTCGGCCGGATCCCGGCGGTGCGCGCCATCTACCGCGGCCTGAAGCAGGTGTTCGAGACGCTGTTCTCCGGCAAGGGCTCGAGCTTCCGGAAAGTCGGCCTGGTCGAGTTTCCCTCGCCTGGCATGTGGTCGATCGTGCTGATCTCGCAATCGCCGAACGAGGACATCGCCCGCAGCCTGCCGGGCCAGGAGGAGCACGTCTCGGTGTTCCTGCCGTGCTCGCCGAACCCGACCACCGGGTTCTTCTTCTACGTGCCCAAGAGCAAGATCATCGAGGTCGACCTCACCGCCGAGGACGCCGCGACGCTGATCATGTCGGCCGGCGTGGTGCAGCCGGGCTCGGCGCCCGACCCGAAGAAGGCGGCGGCGCTTGCGGGCATGGCGAATGCCGCGCGCATCGCCAATGCGTCCACGCTCCAGCCCCAGCCTGCGAAGGTGGAGTAG
- a CDS encoding glycoside hydrolase family 17 protein, with translation MWWWLATPITLARAPIDPAEKVQCVSYAPFRGEQSPLDAWTHIEADQIEQDLRQLKEITGCVRTYSMENGLDQVPAIAARVGGLKVLQGIWLSSNRSKNFEQVALAVRLTKQFPDLITSLVVGNEVLLRGEMTTADLVSIIRSVKAQVSVPVTYADVWEYWLRNREVYDAVDFVTIHILPYWEDVPVRAKFAASHVEAIRERMAVAFPGKEILIGETGWPSEGRMREGALPSRTNQARVVSEILGLAKANKFRVNLIESYDQPWKRKLEGTVGGYWGLYDSVRRNLKYPPGQPISNFPYWKWYMGAGMGLCVLVFAVAGLTLRRRPWTPRFSAWLGVAISATSAGSLLGVGADKMYYESYGIGGWLLWGALLLAGILSPIFCAQAMVIGRSLPTFLDLLGPREGRKWSKLTAVLGLTLAVTAVIAAQTALGFVFDPRYKDFPYAALTMAVVPFALLMLNRPQIGQRPIAEAVFAGVLTLSAVFVLFNEGRENWQSLWTCAIYLLFALTLWRARAEQIQE, from the coding sequence GTGTGGTGGTGGTTGGCGACGCCGATCACGCTCGCACGCGCACCGATCGATCCCGCCGAAAAGGTCCAATGCGTGTCCTACGCGCCGTTCCGCGGCGAGCAATCGCCGCTGGACGCATGGACCCATATCGAGGCCGACCAGATCGAGCAGGACCTGCGCCAGCTCAAGGAGATCACCGGCTGCGTCCGCACCTATTCGATGGAGAACGGGCTCGACCAGGTACCGGCGATCGCCGCCAGGGTCGGCGGGCTGAAGGTGCTCCAGGGCATCTGGCTCTCCAGCAACCGCAGCAAGAATTTCGAGCAGGTCGCGCTCGCTGTCCGCCTCACCAAGCAATTCCCCGACCTCATCACCTCGCTCGTCGTCGGCAACGAGGTGCTGCTGCGCGGCGAGATGACGACGGCCGACCTCGTCTCCATCATCCGCTCGGTGAAGGCGCAGGTCAGCGTGCCCGTCACCTATGCCGACGTCTGGGAGTACTGGCTCAGGAATCGCGAGGTCTATGACGCCGTCGACTTCGTCACGATCCATATCCTGCCCTATTGGGAAGACGTTCCGGTCCGCGCGAAATTCGCGGCAAGCCATGTCGAGGCGATCCGCGAGCGCATGGCCGTGGCGTTCCCCGGCAAGGAAATCCTGATCGGCGAGACCGGCTGGCCGAGCGAAGGGCGCATGCGCGAGGGCGCGCTGCCGTCGCGTACCAACCAGGCGCGCGTCGTCTCGGAAATCCTGGGCCTGGCGAAAGCGAACAAGTTCCGCGTCAACCTGATCGAGTCCTACGACCAGCCGTGGAAACGCAAGCTGGAGGGCACCGTCGGTGGCTATTGGGGGCTCTATGACTCCGTACGCCGGAACCTGAAATATCCGCCGGGGCAGCCGATCAGCAATTTCCCGTACTGGAAATGGTACATGGGCGCGGGCATGGGCCTCTGCGTGCTGGTGTTCGCGGTCGCCGGCCTGACGCTGCGCCGGCGGCCGTGGACGCCGCGCTTCTCGGCCTGGCTCGGCGTCGCCATCTCGGCGACGTCAGCGGGCAGCCTGCTCGGGGTCGGCGCCGACAAGATGTACTATGAGAGCTACGGCATCGGCGGCTGGCTGCTGTGGGGCGCGCTGCTGCTCGCCGGCATTCTGTCACCGATCTTCTGCGCGCAGGCGATGGTGATCGGCCGCAGCCTTCCGACCTTCCTCGATCTCCTCGGCCCGCGTGAGGGCCGCAAATGGTCGAAGCTCACCGCCGTGCTCGGCCTGACGCTGGCGGTGACCGCGGTGATCGCAGCGCAGACCGCGCTGGGTTTCGTGTTCGACCCGCGCTACAAGGATTTCCCCTACGCCGCGTTGACGATGGCGGTGGTACCGTTTGCGCTGCTGATGTTGAACCGGCCCCAGATCGGCCAGCGTCCGATCGCGGAAGCGGTGTTCGCGGGCGTGCTGACGCTGTCGGCCGTCTTTGTGCTCTTCAACGAGGGCCGCGAGAACTGGCAGTCGCTGTGGACCTGCGCGATCTATTTGCTGTTCGCGCTCACGCTGTGGCGGGCGCGGGCCGAGCAAATCCAAGAATGA
- a CDS encoding HlyD family type I secretion periplasmic adaptor subunit, producing the protein MTDHSHVVPAARISYETLLHEGPRIVRPVVTFLCVTALFFGGLAVWSAMAPLASGAVTQGMVRVDTNKKTIQHLEGGIIREILVRDGDRVRAGQTLVRLDPMAVQADQAVLQNQSWAAQLEEARLLAERAGQDDFNIPAALKPVASRRDLAALISVQRNIIRSQRSAMQGDIDVQGKKIAQQQAQIESLNTQIVSTQEQIRLFKEELATAQDLLARGYERKPRVLGLQRSIAQAEGDLSSLNGRLETAGQTIAEVRAQIEAIRRQRDKIISDDLEKARSKKEEAEQQLRKGADKLRRIDVVAPQDGYVLGLKFFTAGAVVGAGAPILDIVPDNETLVLFAKVNPLDIDVVHEGLPAQVRLIAYKQRIVPTLPGLVTQVSADAVTDDNSKGQFYTARIEVKPEELSRIPGVKLYPGMPIEAVILTGERTLLDYLLRPLLDSFSHSFREQ; encoded by the coding sequence ATGACCGATCACAGCCACGTCGTGCCCGCAGCCCGCATCTCATATGAGACATTGTTGCATGAAGGTCCGAGGATCGTGCGACCGGTGGTCACTTTTCTCTGCGTGACCGCGCTCTTCTTCGGTGGATTGGCCGTTTGGTCAGCGATGGCGCCGTTGGCGTCCGGCGCAGTAACGCAAGGCATGGTCAGGGTCGACACCAACAAGAAGACGATCCAGCATCTCGAGGGTGGGATCATCCGGGAGATCCTGGTGCGCGACGGCGATCGCGTCCGCGCTGGCCAGACCCTGGTCAGGCTCGATCCAATGGCCGTTCAGGCCGATCAGGCCGTGTTGCAGAATCAATCATGGGCGGCGCAACTCGAGGAAGCCAGGTTGCTGGCCGAGCGTGCCGGCCAGGACGATTTCAACATCCCGGCCGCGCTCAAGCCCGTCGCCTCTCGGCGCGACCTGGCGGCGTTGATCTCTGTTCAGCGTAACATTATTCGCAGCCAACGCTCGGCGATGCAGGGCGACATCGACGTGCAAGGCAAGAAAATCGCGCAGCAGCAGGCACAGATCGAATCGCTGAACACGCAGATCGTCTCGACCCAGGAACAGATCAGGCTGTTCAAGGAAGAACTAGCCACCGCGCAGGATCTGCTGGCCAGAGGCTACGAGCGCAAGCCGCGCGTCCTCGGTCTGCAGCGCAGCATTGCGCAGGCCGAAGGCGACCTGAGCTCGCTGAACGGAAGGCTCGAGACCGCCGGCCAGACCATTGCGGAAGTGCGCGCGCAGATCGAGGCCATTCGCAGGCAACGCGACAAGATCATCTCCGACGATCTCGAAAAGGCGCGCTCCAAGAAGGAGGAGGCCGAGCAGCAGCTGCGCAAGGGCGCGGACAAGCTGCGGCGCATCGACGTCGTCGCTCCGCAGGACGGCTATGTCCTCGGACTGAAATTCTTCACGGCAGGCGCAGTCGTCGGCGCCGGGGCGCCCATCCTGGACATCGTCCCGGACAACGAAACTCTGGTGTTGTTTGCCAAGGTCAATCCGCTGGATATCGACGTCGTGCATGAAGGGCTGCCGGCGCAAGTGCGGCTCATCGCGTACAAGCAGCGCATCGTTCCGACGCTCCCCGGGCTCGTGACGCAGGTCTCTGCCGATGCAGTGACGGATGACAACTCGAAAGGCCAGTTCTATACGGCGCGAATTGAAGTGAAACCGGAGGAGCTGTCGCGGATACCCGGCGTGAAGCTTTATCCCGGCATGCCGATCGAAGCGGTCATATTGACTGGTGAACGAACATTGCTGGACTACCTGCTGCGGCCTCTGCTGGACAGCTTCAGCCACTCGTTCCGCGAGCAGTGA
- a CDS encoding type I secretion system permease/ATPase, whose protein sequence is MHDHERLNFLELALRRSRRAFTWASIIGFLINLLVLTVPLYMMQIFDRVVISKSFSSLAYLTLIAVCALAVYGVFETLRGRILAKTSVWIENAVAPRLLRLSIEASLTGHPYKSEALRDLTTMRQFLGGGGMLALLDAPWAPLFLVLIFMLHPMLGILSIVGGVVLFVLAWFTERSSHADLRAANKLSVQSFRTADMAIRNAEVVEAMGMATAVIARWLSLSCQTTDLQSTASDRVAAIHSASKALRLILQIAVLGTGSFLVVAGDLSGGAMIAASTIMARALAPVEMAIGSWRQATSALDAYRRLQKFVTAVRPRRNSIELPRPQGLLTVENLGYTVPGMPRPIVSDVSFQLDPGVALGVIGPSAAGKSSLIRLLTGAMRPTRGSVRLDGAELWSWDRELVGQHVGYLPQDIELFDGTVADNIARLAAGDPRAIVAAAVAAGAHEMILRLPAGYETDIGETGVRLSGGQRQRIGLARALYGSPALVLLDEPNSNLDADGEQALNEGIRKIKENGATVVVVGHRPSIMVHMDRLLVMHDGRIQMFGSKKDVLDQLARQSIPPVQPIRARLQTPQSAS, encoded by the coding sequence ATGCATGATCATGAGCGCCTCAACTTCCTCGAGCTTGCGCTTCGGCGATCTCGACGGGCTTTTACATGGGCAAGCATCATCGGATTTTTGATCAACCTGCTCGTGCTCACGGTCCCGCTATACATGATGCAGATCTTCGATCGCGTCGTGATCTCCAAGAGCTTCAGTTCGCTCGCCTATCTGACGCTGATCGCCGTCTGCGCCTTGGCCGTCTACGGCGTCTTCGAGACGTTGCGCGGACGTATCCTGGCTAAAACCAGCGTCTGGATCGAGAACGCCGTGGCGCCGCGGCTGCTGCGCCTCAGCATCGAGGCAAGCCTGACCGGGCATCCTTACAAAAGCGAGGCGCTGCGCGATCTCACCACCATGCGCCAGTTCCTGGGCGGCGGCGGCATGCTGGCGTTGCTCGACGCGCCCTGGGCGCCGCTGTTCCTGGTCCTGATTTTCATGCTGCACCCGATGCTCGGGATCTTAAGCATCGTTGGCGGTGTCGTGCTGTTTGTGCTGGCCTGGTTTACCGAACGGTCGTCGCATGCCGATCTTCGCGCGGCCAACAAGCTGTCCGTGCAGTCCTTCCGGACGGCCGATATGGCGATCCGCAACGCCGAAGTCGTCGAAGCCATGGGAATGGCCACGGCCGTCATTGCGAGATGGCTCAGCCTGTCGTGCCAGACCACCGATCTGCAGTCGACGGCGAGCGACCGGGTGGCCGCTATCCATTCGGCCTCCAAAGCGCTGCGGCTGATCCTTCAGATCGCGGTGCTCGGAACGGGGAGTTTTCTGGTGGTGGCCGGCGACCTGTCCGGCGGAGCCATGATTGCGGCATCGACCATCATGGCCAGAGCGCTCGCGCCGGTCGAGATGGCCATCGGCTCCTGGCGTCAGGCCACGTCCGCGCTTGACGCTTACCGGCGTCTGCAAAAATTCGTGACTGCGGTTCGCCCGCGCAGAAACTCCATCGAATTGCCGCGTCCGCAGGGACTGCTGACGGTCGAGAACCTCGGCTACACTGTGCCCGGTATGCCTCGGCCGATTGTCAGCGACGTATCGTTTCAGCTTGATCCCGGCGTTGCGCTCGGAGTTATCGGCCCTTCGGCGGCCGGAAAGTCGTCCTTGATACGGCTCCTGACCGGCGCGATGCGCCCGACGCGGGGAAGCGTGCGACTGGACGGCGCGGAGCTCTGGTCCTGGGATCGCGAGTTGGTCGGGCAGCACGTCGGTTACCTGCCCCAGGATATCGAGCTCTTTGACGGCACCGTGGCCGACAACATCGCCCGGTTGGCAGCCGGCGATCCACGGGCGATCGTCGCTGCGGCCGTGGCCGCGGGCGCCCACGAGATGATCTTGCGGCTGCCAGCAGGATACGAAACCGACATCGGTGAGACCGGCGTGCGCTTGTCCGGTGGACAGCGGCAACGCATCGGGCTCGCGCGCGCGCTCTACGGTTCGCCCGCGCTGGTCCTCCTCGACGAGCCGAATTCGAATCTCGACGCGGACGGCGAGCAGGCGCTCAACGAGGGAATCAGGAAGATCAAGGAGAATGGTGCGACCGTGGTCGTCGTCGGCCACCGGCCCAGCATCATGGTTCACATGGACCGGCTGCTCGTGATGCATGACGGCCGCATCCAGATGTTCGGCTCCAAGAAAGACGTTCTTGACCAACTCGCCAGGCAGAGCATACCGCCGGTCCAGCCGATCCGGGCTCGCCTGCAGACCCCCCAAAGCGCGAGCTGA
- the glmU gene encoding bifunctional UDP-N-acetylglucosamine diphosphorylase/glucosamine-1-phosphate N-acetyltransferase GlmU, which produces MTARSSLTIVLAAGEGTRMRSHLPKVLHPVAHQSLLAHVLAAAPEGTGTSLAVVIGPDHQAVADEARRIRPDALTFVQSERLGTAHAVLAAREAIARGVDDLLIAFGDTPLISAETFARLRAPLANGAAIAALGFRAADPTGYGRFIVEGDRLVAIREQADASAEERKIDLCNAGVMAIDGRRALEILGKIGNANSKGEYYLTDAVGIISDKGWNAVVIETSEDEVRGINTKAQLAEAESVMQARLRKTAMEAGVTLIAPETVYLSADTVFGKDVTIEPFVVIGPGVSIADGTVIHSFSHIVQTTLGKNVSIGPYARLRPGTSLGDGARIGNFVETKAATLEAGVKVNHLSYIGDATVGANSNIGAGTITCNYDGFKKHKTIIGQGAFVGTNSSLVAPVKIGNGAYIGSGSVITKDVPDDAMALERNQQTIREGGAARYREMKTGGKKPEK; this is translated from the coding sequence ATGACCGCCCGTTCCAGCCTCACGATCGTGCTCGCCGCCGGCGAAGGCACGCGCATGCGCTCACACCTGCCGAAAGTGCTGCATCCCGTCGCACACCAGAGCCTGCTTGCGCATGTGCTCGCCGCCGCCCCCGAGGGAACCGGCACCTCGCTCGCCGTCGTGATCGGTCCCGACCATCAGGCGGTGGCGGACGAGGCGAGGCGCATCCGCCCCGACGCGCTCACTTTCGTGCAGAGCGAGCGGCTCGGCACCGCGCATGCGGTGCTGGCGGCGCGCGAGGCGATCGCGCGGGGCGTTGACGATCTGCTCATTGCCTTCGGCGACACGCCGCTGATCTCGGCGGAGACCTTCGCGCGGCTGCGCGCGCCGCTCGCGAACGGTGCGGCGATCGCCGCGCTCGGTTTCCGCGCTGCCGATCCCACCGGCTATGGCCGTTTCATCGTCGAGGGCGACCGCCTGGTCGCGATCCGCGAGCAGGCCGATGCCAGCGCCGAGGAGCGCAAGATCGATCTGTGCAATGCCGGCGTCATGGCGATCGACGGGCGCCGCGCGCTCGAAATTCTGGGCAAGATCGGCAATGCGAATTCCAAGGGCGAATATTATCTGACCGACGCGGTCGGCATTATCAGCGACAAGGGATGGAACGCCGTGGTGATCGAAACCAGCGAGGACGAGGTGCGCGGCATCAACACCAAGGCGCAACTCGCCGAGGCCGAAAGCGTGATGCAGGCGCGGTTGCGGAAAACGGCGATGGAGGCGGGCGTCACACTGATCGCGCCCGAGACCGTCTATCTGTCTGCCGATACCGTGTTCGGCAAGGACGTCACCATCGAACCGTTCGTGGTGATCGGCCCGGGCGTGTCGATCGCGGACGGCACCGTGATCCATTCCTTTTCGCACATCGTGCAGACCACGCTCGGCAAGAACGTCTCGATCGGTCCCTATGCGCGCTTGAGGCCCGGCACCTCGCTCGGCGACGGCGCGCGGATCGGCAATTTCGTGGAGACCAAGGCCGCGACGCTGGAGGCCGGCGTCAAGGTCAACCATCTCTCCTACATTGGCGATGCCACCGTCGGCGCCAATTCCAACATCGGCGCCGGCACCATCACCTGCAACTACGACGGCTTCAAGAAGCACAAGACGATCATCGGGCAGGGCGCCTTCGTCGGTACCAATTCCTCACTCGTCGCCCCGGTGAAAATCGGCAACGGCGCCTATATCGGCTCCGGCTCGGTGATCACGAAGGACGTGCCCGACGATGCCATGGCGCTGGAGCGCAACCAGCAGACCATCCGGGAAGGCGGCGCTGCGCGCTATCGGGAGATGAAGACGGGCGGCAAGAAGCCGGAGAAGTGA